The following proteins come from a genomic window of Pseudochaenichthys georgianus chromosome 19, fPseGeo1.2, whole genome shotgun sequence:
- the LOC117465145 gene encoding lactose-binding lectin l-2-like — protein sequence MLLFLFLLGLALGAASPSDDPQVKLQRGNCPMFWFAFNDRCYKYTAAHLTWAEAEFHCVSDGANLVSIHSQAEDDFVTSLIKNFDPSEGLTWIGLSDVHQEGRWMWSDGSAAKVFFWQSGEPNNNNGKENCGHTNHNPKWNDTYCWAYSPSVCASRITCP from the coding sequence ATGCTGTTGTTCCTCTTCCTGTTGGGTCTGGCTCTGGGTGCTGCGTCTCCTTCAGATGACCCTCAAGTGAAGCTTCAGCGTGGCAACTGTCCTATGTTCTGGTTCGCCTTCAACGACCGCTGCTACAAGTACACCGCCGCACAtttgacctgggctgaagcagAGTTCCACTGTGTGTCAGACGGAGCCAACCTGGTGTCTATCCACAGTCAGGCCGAAGATGATTTTGTCACATCACTGATCAAGAACTTTGACCCTAGTGAGGGATTGACCTGGATCGGACTCAGTGACGTCCACCAAGAAGGAAGATGGATGTGGTCTGATGGGTCTGCAGCCAAGGTATTCTTTTGGCAATCAGGAGAGCCGAACAATAACAATGGAAAAGAAAACTGTGGCCACACCAACCACAATCCTAAATGGAACGATACATATTGTTGGGCTTATTCTCCCTCAGTTTGTGCATCTCGCATAACTTGTCCTTAG